GACCAAGCTGCAGCCGGTGGGGCTCGTCACCGACGCCGATGCCCCTGCGCCGGTGCAGGGGGCCCCGCGTGCCAGGCCGCTGCTGGCGCTCAGCCTGAAAGTGACCTTGCTGCCCGCGCGCGTGGTCCGGCGCCTGGCCGCGATGCTCGCCCCCACCTTCTGGCCGCCGGTGATGGTGCTGGCCCTCGCCGGGCTCGTGGTCATGGACATCGCGCTTCTCGTGCGCACCGACGCGCTCGCGGCCCTGGCCACCACGCTGGCCACGCCCTCGATGCTCATCGCGCTGTACGGCCTGGTTGCCGCCGGCATCCTGGTCCACGAGCTCGGGCACGCGACCGCCTGCCACTACGGCGGTGCGTCCCCCGGGGCGATCGGCGCCGGCGTCTACCTCGTGTTTCCGGCGTTCTTCACCGACGTCACCGACTCCTACCGCCTGGACCGCGCCGGCCGGCTGCGCACCGACCTCGGCGGTCTGTACTTCAACGTCTGGGGACTGCTCGCGGCCGGGGTGGGCTATCTGCTCGGCGGCCCCGAGCTGCTCGTCATCTACGTGCTCCTCACCCACTTCCAGATGGTCCAGCAGCTCGTGCCCACCCTGCGCTTCGACGGCTACTTCGTCCTCGCGGACCTGGCCGGCGTCCCCGACCTGTTCTCCCGCGTGGGCCCGGTGGTGCGCAGCCTGCTTCCCGGCCGGGCGGTGCACCCGCGGGTCGCGGAGCTGCGGCCCGCCTCCCGCCGGATCGTGACCGCCTGGGTCGTCACAGTGGTGCCCACGCTCGCGCTCGCGCTGGGCTGGCTCCTCGTGAACCTCCCGGCCATCCTCACGGTCGCGGTGGGCGCCGCCCGGGTTCACGTCGCCACGGCGGCGGCCGCCGTCGCCGACCGGGCGCCACTGCCGTTCCTCGGTGCCGTGTTCGCCCTGGCGGTCATCCTCCTCCCCGCCGTGGGCGCCGTCCTCGTGCTTCAACGCCTGCTCATGCTCCTCATCCGGCAGCTGCGCCGCGCCACCGCGGGGTCCGGCCCCCGCCGCAGCCGCGGTGGCGCCGTGGCCCGACATGCGACCACCAGGAGGTCGACCATGCTCGATCAGTCCCGCCCGCTCAGCCCGGACGCCGATGTCGCCCGGTCCAGGCAGAACCCCGTCGCCCACCCCCCACCGGTCCCGGCTCACGACCGGCAGCAACCCTGGTCGGGGTGGCGCCTCATCACCAACCCGCGGACGACGACTGGGGTCGTGTCGCCGGCGACCGCGGCTCCGTCGTCGCCTCCGGTGATCGACGCGCCTGCGGCCGACACTGCGCCGTCGGCCGCACCTGCCCGAGCAGCGGCCCCGCCGTCAGTGGCGGTCGCCGCCCCGCCGCCGCCACCGCCCCCGGAGCCGGCACCGCCACGCCCGGAGCCGGCACCGCCACGCCCGCCCGCGCCGCCACGCCCGGAGCCGGCACCGCCACGCCCGCCCGCGCCGGCCCGCACGGCACCCGCCGGGCGCATGCCCGGCGCCGAGGAGCCGGTGCCGCTGACCGCCGCGGCGTTCACCGACGAGGCGATGTTCAGCACCGACCGCGACGCGGCCACGCTCGGCTGGCAGCACGCGCTGCACGTCCTCACCGGCGGGCGGGTCAGCCCCCGGCCGGGGGCGGCCGAGCTGCGCTACCGGGCCCTGCTCGAGCAGATGCGCACACCCATCGTCGGGTCGCGCCGGGTGGTGGTCATGAGCCGCAAGGGCGGCGTGGGCAAGACGACGATCACGCTCGCCCTGGGCAGCACCTTCGCCGTCGAGCGCGGTGACCGCGTCATCGCCGTCGACGCCAACCCCGACGCCGGCAACCTCGCGCACCGGCTCGCCCGTGGTCACACCCGGCCCAACGCCCGCACGATCACGGACGTGCTGAGCGACCTGGAGCGCATCCACACCTACGCCGATCTGCAGGCCTACACCTCGCAGGCACCGGAGTCCCGGCTGGAGGTGCTGGCATCCGACGACGACCCGCGGATCACCCTCGCCTTGACCCGGGCGTCGTATCACCGGGTCCTGAGCCTGCTCGACGCCTTCTACAACCTCATCGTGCTCGACACCGGCACCGGGATCCTCGACAGCGCCAACCAGGGCCTCATCGCCGATGCCGACCAGCTCGTCCTCGTGCTCAAGCCGGCGCTCGACGGCGCGCGGGCGGCGGCCCTGACCCTCGACTGGCTGGAGCAGCACGGGCACGGGCAGCTGGTGGAGAGCGCCGTCGTCGTGATCAACGGGGTGCGGCGCGGCGTCGGGGTGCCGCTGGACAAGGTCGAGGCCCACTTCACCAAGCGGTGCGCCCACGTGGCGACGGTGCCGTGGGACGAGGCCCTGGAGAAGGGCGCCCAGACCGACGTCGCTCAGCTGCGCCGTCAGACCCGGTACGCGCTCCAGCAGGTGGCGGCCGCCGTCGCCGGGAACTTCGTGGAGGCGCGGGGGAACCGCTGAGGGACTTACGTCACTTGAACCGACGGGCGGAGGGTAAGAGGCTGGAGGGACGGCGGGCGGCCCGGTGGCCGCCGGCACCCGCACCGCCGGGAACTGGGGGGGTGAGCGGCGATGGATGCACTGGTCGTGTACGAGTCGATGTTCGGCAACACCAAGGCAGTGGCGGAGGCGGTCGCCGAGGGGCTGACCGCGGGGGCGACGCGGGCCCAGGTGTGCGAGGTGGGTGAGGCGCCCGCCCTGGAGGATCTGCATGTCGACCTCCTCGTCGTGGGGGCACCCACCCAGGCCTTCGGCCTCAGCCGGCCGCAGACCCGCGCCGACGCCGCCGCCCGCGGGGGCGGGTCGGTGATCTCCGCCGGCAAGGGAGTCCGCGAGTGGCTCGGCGCGGCCGACCACGCGCCAGGCGGACTCCGCGTGGCCGCGTTCGACACGCACGTGAAGACCCCGATGATCCCGGGGTGGGCGTCGCACTCCGAGGAGAAGCGGTTGCGCCGCCTCGGTGCGAAGGTGGTGGGCAAGTCCCGCAGCTTCTACGTCCAGGGGTACACCGGCCCGCTGCTCGACGGCGAGCTGGACCGGGCGCGCAGGTGGGGCGAGGAGCTGGCGGCCACCGTGGGCGGGGCGCTGGTGGGCTGACGCTTCTGGCCCGGTGCCTGGGGCCGGGCTCCGCGTTTCGGAGCCCGCTCTCGCGCCCGCTACCCTGGTAGGCGGTCCCCGCCCTCGTAGCTCAGGGGATAGAGCACCGCTCTCCTAAAGCGGGTGTCGGCAGTTCGAATCTGCCCGAGGGCACCGCCCCGGCTGCCCCGGCTCGCGCCAACCCGACGCCGCGGGCTCGACCTGCGCGGACCGTTACAGGATGTGGTCGAGGAGCCTTGCCGCGTCCTCCCGGACGTCACGGCCCTCGCTGAGCGCACTGACGGCGGCGCCATCGACCACGGCGATGACCAGCTCGGGCGGGCGGGTGCACTCCACGCGCCGCAATACCCTGGCGACCGCGCCGTTGAGCCGGTCGCGGCCGGTGCGGTACGACGTGCTGACCGGAGCCGCACCACCTGCGGCGATCAGCTGGAGGTAGTGCCCGAGCAGCTCGCTGCCCTCGGGCAGGCAGGCGCGCAGCACCAACGCCGTGATGGCGTCGCGCTCGGTCGGTGCCGGCTCGGTCTCGGCCGCCTCGGCGACCGCCTCCGCACGGGAAGCCCACAGCCCGATGTTGATGCGGCCGGCCTCGGCGAGGAGCTCGTCCAGGCTCTCGAAGTAGTACGTCGTCAGGGACAACGAGCACCCCACACGTCGGGCGACCGTGCGGTGCGAGACGCCGGCCGGGCCCTCCTCGCGCAGGATGGCCGCCGCGACCTCGGCGATCTCCGTCCGGCGCCTGCCGCCCCTGTCGGTGGCGCGCCTGGCCTCGGGCGCTGTGCGTCCCGTGACCGTCGCCGTCCGTCCCGCCGTACTCATCCTGACTCCTCGTCATGGGCAGCACCCGGGAGCGCTGCCGTGCCTGCTCGACTGCTCGTTACCGGCCGGGCCCGTCGTGGGCCGACCCCCGCCAGACTACGGAAGTACCGCGCGATGATCCCGCCGGCCACCTCTGAGCGGGTGATCGCCAGGACGGTGTCGTTCCCCGCCACGGTAGCGACGATCGGCGCGATCATCGCGTCGTCGATCACGGCGGCGACCATGGGCGCGGCGCCGCGCAGCGTCTTCAGGACCACGAGGTTCTCGGCCTCGCGGACCGTGAAGACGAGCTCCTGGAGCGCACCGACGAGCGGTTCGGGTGTCTCGTCCTGCTGCTCGGCTGGGGGTGCCCCGGCGCGGACCGACGAGAGCCGCGGCGCCGTGCCGAGCCGGGAGACGGGGCCGAGCCGGGACGCGGGCCTTTGCTGCGGGGCAGGGCTGCTCACATCGCACCGTCCGGCAGGATCATCGTGCCCGTGTCGCCGTCGGTGAAGATCTCCAGCAG
This window of the Georgenia yuyongxinii genome carries:
- a CDS encoding TetR/AcrR family transcriptional regulator; the encoded protein is MSTAGRTATVTGRTAPEARRATDRGGRRRTEIAEVAAAILREEGPAGVSHRTVARRVGCSLSLTTYYFESLDELLAEAGRINIGLWASRAEAVAEAAETEPAPTERDAITALVLRACLPEGSELLGHYLQLIAAGGAAPVSTSYRTGRDRLNGAVARVLRRVECTRPPELVIAVVDGAAVSALSEGRDVREDAARLLDHIL
- a CDS encoding MinD/ParA family ATP-binding protein; protein product: MTLQLRQHADTAAPPPNPASTPPEASATPLGESPTRTDGSEAPAAPSGIVAPTPPTAPRRWRCSAGVESLGQVQGSGLTTAAYLVRRADGQVVQVSELIHLVLVSLTGERTSAEAADVVTKAFGRRLTPEGLDHLVTTKLQPVGLVTDADAPAPVQGAPRARPLLALSLKVTLLPARVVRRLAAMLAPTFWPPVMVLALAGLVVMDIALLVRTDALAALATTLATPSMLIALYGLVAAGILVHELGHATACHYGGASPGAIGAGVYLVFPAFFTDVTDSYRLDRAGRLRTDLGGLYFNVWGLLAAGVGYLLGGPELLVIYVLLTHFQMVQQLVPTLRFDGYFVLADLAGVPDLFSRVGPVVRSLLPGRAVHPRVAELRPASRRIVTAWVVTVVPTLALALGWLLVNLPAILTVAVGAARVHVATAAAAVADRAPLPFLGAVFALAVILLPAVGAVLVLQRLLMLLIRQLRRATAGSGPRRSRGGAVARHATTRRSTMLDQSRPLSPDADVARSRQNPVAHPPPVPAHDRQQPWSGWRLITNPRTTTGVVSPATAAPSSPPVIDAPAADTAPSAAPARAAAPPSVAVAAPPPPPPPEPAPPRPEPAPPRPPAPPRPEPAPPRPPAPARTAPAGRMPGAEEPVPLTAAAFTDEAMFSTDRDAATLGWQHALHVLTGGRVSPRPGAAELRYRALLEQMRTPIVGSRRVVVMSRKGGVGKTTITLALGSTFAVERGDRVIAVDANPDAGNLAHRLARGHTRPNARTITDVLSDLERIHTYADLQAYTSQAPESRLEVLASDDDPRITLALTRASYHRVLSLLDAFYNLIVLDTGTGILDSANQGLIADADQLVLVLKPALDGARAAALTLDWLEQHGHGQLVESAVVVINGVRRGVGVPLDKVEAHFTKRCAHVATVPWDEALEKGAQTDVAQLRRQTRYALQQVAAAVAGNFVEARGNR
- a CDS encoding arginine repressor produces the protein MSSPAPQQRPASRLGPVSRLGTAPRLSSVRAGAPPAEQQDETPEPLVGALQELVFTVREAENLVVLKTLRGAAPMVAAVIDDAMIAPIVATVAGNDTVLAITRSEVAGGIIARYFRSLAGVGPRRARPVTSSRAGTAALPGAAHDEESG
- a CDS encoding flavodoxin family protein, which gives rise to MDALVVYESMFGNTKAVAEAVAEGLTAGATRAQVCEVGEAPALEDLHVDLLVVGAPTQAFGLSRPQTRADAAARGGGSVISAGKGVREWLGAADHAPGGLRVAAFDTHVKTPMIPGWASHSEEKRLRRLGAKVVGKSRSFYVQGYTGPLLDGELDRARRWGEELAATVGGALVG